A single Cryomorphaceae bacterium DNA region contains:
- a CDS encoding mechanosensitive ion channel, with protein sequence MKNLFFLMTLVCSFALSAQTATSDSTVVIPKIELSQISSARVELIEYFRSDVQPLLQDSLMDQRRANLDTLRMRIDSLNELTEDVLRNEQFSGTLDGLKLRWSELQGNLSPIVSELSSRNKSLEAIESELKLYRDAWSLIKEELDADDAKEEVSSRITVTLGRIDSVFEVVDFEFEETLEVESIATELILKIQSSQSTIEEAKSRQLISRITERGDGIFNWERDSTDDSSIELNKLIWLARSDARLYLEQEKNKTLWFVPVFVLFLVLFYRMKTNMSFDDEVYADRITKSLFNRPWLSAFYYSLLSILLFLSNPPALISLVFSTVLLFVFLLLFTQNIRDGQRWIIIGSVVTYIVFEYGLINTGPLSQRLFLLVLNLVLSYGLVRIYRMRHDFDGINAWWVRLLLGFTPILIFVQAIAFVTNLTGYHIFSLLLVDGTVTTLMAAVFIGLTFQSLSVAVRTWFNTGIPKYAHRWMPEARQKATRGLTRILQILSVLLFAQIVLNGFYIFDALGIWWADFIKTGTDIGDYTVTIGDGINFFKIIIVTWLTVGPAVLFLREELLTRLDLERGVPMAISSMTSYILVTFGIFLALSQLGLNFANLGLLAGALGVGIGFGLQSIINNFLSGLILVFERPITEGDIVKIQLDEGEVIRIGIRATTLRLYDASELIVPNSDIVSQKVINWTLANRQRRLRFEFVLPIQDLDPTRVVYLVEDAMKNIIQSADLPAPAVYYDGVEDNKARFYIHFWVEREILFTKNQVYTDVFNTLRLHGIGMIVPEAISLKQVDEHAFQEEAVKEAPSEKQEAETKGDDVTPDPSEEKQE encoded by the coding sequence ACGAGCTTACGGAAGATGTTCTGAGGAACGAGCAATTCTCAGGGACGCTAGATGGTCTAAAGCTTCGCTGGTCCGAGCTTCAAGGAAATTTGAGTCCCATTGTTTCAGAGCTTTCCTCTCGCAACAAGAGCTTAGAGGCGATCGAGAGTGAGCTCAAGCTATATAGGGATGCTTGGTCCTTAATCAAAGAGGAATTGGACGCCGATGACGCCAAAGAAGAAGTATCCTCTCGAATAACTGTTACCCTCGGAAGAATAGACAGCGTATTTGAAGTGGTTGACTTTGAGTTTGAAGAAACACTGGAAGTCGAAAGCATTGCTACCGAGTTGATCCTGAAGATTCAAAGCAGCCAGTCGACCATTGAAGAGGCGAAATCGCGTCAACTTATTTCGCGCATCACGGAACGCGGGGATGGCATTTTCAATTGGGAGCGCGACAGCACGGATGATTCGAGCATTGAGCTCAATAAATTGATCTGGCTGGCCCGCAGCGATGCCCGATTGTACCTCGAGCAAGAAAAGAATAAAACCCTGTGGTTTGTGCCGGTATTTGTGCTCTTTCTCGTGCTTTTCTATCGGATGAAAACCAATATGTCTTTCGACGATGAGGTGTATGCTGATCGCATTACGAAGAGCCTATTCAACCGACCTTGGCTTTCCGCCTTTTATTATTCCTTACTGTCCATTTTACTCTTTTTGAGTAACCCTCCAGCCCTGATTAGTCTGGTGTTCTCGACGGTTCTATTGTTTGTTTTCTTATTGCTCTTCACCCAAAACATTCGCGACGGACAGCGCTGGATCATCATTGGATCCGTAGTCACGTACATCGTCTTTGAGTACGGTTTAATCAACACTGGGCCGCTAAGTCAACGACTGTTTTTGCTCGTATTGAATTTAGTGTTGAGCTATGGACTGGTTCGGATATACCGGATGCGGCATGATTTTGATGGAATCAATGCCTGGTGGGTAAGGCTCCTGCTCGGCTTTACACCGATTCTGATTTTTGTGCAAGCGATAGCTTTCGTCACGAACTTAACGGGCTACCATATCTTCTCTCTGCTTTTGGTCGATGGAACAGTAACCACGTTGATGGCTGCTGTCTTTATAGGCTTGACGTTCCAGTCCCTTTCGGTAGCGGTAAGGACGTGGTTCAATACCGGTATTCCCAAGTATGCTCACCGTTGGATGCCCGAAGCTAGGCAGAAGGCCACACGTGGATTGACCCGCATTCTTCAAATTTTGTCCGTACTTCTCTTTGCTCAAATTGTGCTCAACGGGTTTTACATTTTTGATGCTTTGGGCATATGGTGGGCCGACTTTATCAAAACCGGAACCGACATTGGGGATTATACGGTCACCATCGGCGATGGGATCAATTTCTTCAAGATTATTATTGTCACTTGGCTAACCGTTGGACCAGCCGTCCTATTCTTGAGGGAGGAGCTATTGACTCGCCTAGACTTGGAGCGAGGTGTGCCGATGGCGATAAGCTCAATGACGAGCTACATCTTGGTCACCTTTGGAATATTCTTGGCCTTGAGTCAACTCGGGCTCAATTTTGCTAATCTCGGTCTTTTGGCGGGTGCCCTTGGGGTTGGTATTGGTTTTGGTCTCCAATCCATCATCAATAACTTTTTGAGTGGCTTGATCCTTGTTTTCGAGCGGCCGATTACGGAAGGAGATATTGTGAAGATTCAATTGGATGAAGGGGAAGTGATTCGAATTGGAATCCGGGCAACCACCTTGAGACTCTACGACGCCTCTGAATTGATTGTGCCGAACAGCGACATTGTTTCCCAGAAGGTAATCAACTGGACTCTGGCCAACCGCCAAAGACGCTTGCGTTTTGAATTTGTGCTTCCAATCCAAGACCTGGATCCTACTCGAGTGGTCTACCTTGTGGAGGACGCTATGAAGAACATCATCCAGAGCGCTGACCTTCCTGCGCCTGCTGTTTACTACGATGGAGTGGAAGACAACAAGGCGCGCTTCTACATTCACTTTTGGGTGGAGCGAGAGATACTCTTCACCAAGAATCAGGTCTACACGGACGTCTTCAACACCCTGCGCCTACACGGCATAGGTATGATTGTGCCTGAAGCGATTTCGCTCAAGCAGGTAGATGAACACGCTTTTCAGGAAGAAGCGGTTAAAGAGGCGCCCTCTGAAAAGCAGGAAGCCGAAACGAAAGGTGATGATGTTACTCCGGATCCGTCAGAGGAGAAACAGGAGTAA
- a CDS encoding peptide MFS transporter: MEQSQQKMIMGHPAGLYVLFFTELWERFSYYGMRAILVLYLTAKTTDSNAGLGWENASALELYGWYTMMVYVMSVPGGLLADRLLGQKKTVMLGGVLLCIGHIILAVDALWAFYTGLVFIVLGVGALKPNISTMVGGLYRRGDARRDAGFTIFYIGINIGAFTAPLLVGYVGEVINWHYGFGLAGIGMAIGQIVYVFGQRYLKGVGDFERPSRADGTPSSQPLTKIEKDRLKVLLLSFVVVIVFWGAYEQAGGLMNLYAKEKIDRVMFGFTVPASFLQALHAFYVILIGAPMAYFWTQWRKWGRESSSLFKMGIGTIITGLGFLFLAGAAQETLGSADGKASIYWMFAAYLLHVVGELSISPIALSYITKLAPAKYASFMMGAYFFVSGVGNKIAGLVGEAAQEAGEMTIFIGVFGFCALFGLTLVLFVKRLKGLAHGAEDITPVSPLTDPE, encoded by the coding sequence ATGGAACAAAGCCAACAAAAAATGATCATGGGCCACCCCGCAGGCCTATATGTCCTTTTCTTTACAGAACTCTGGGAGCGCTTCTCCTACTACGGAATGCGGGCGATCCTCGTCCTGTATTTAACGGCTAAAACGACGGACAGCAACGCCGGTCTCGGCTGGGAAAATGCCTCAGCCCTTGAACTCTACGGGTGGTATACCATGATGGTCTACGTCATGTCCGTTCCTGGGGGCCTTCTCGCCGATCGCCTTCTCGGGCAAAAGAAAACGGTCATGCTCGGAGGGGTCCTTCTCTGCATCGGACATATCATTCTCGCCGTTGATGCCCTCTGGGCCTTCTATACTGGTCTCGTCTTCATCGTCCTTGGGGTTGGAGCCCTGAAGCCCAACATCAGTACCATGGTCGGAGGGCTGTACCGTCGAGGCGATGCTCGGCGCGATGCCGGCTTCACCATCTTTTACATCGGAATCAACATCGGTGCCTTCACGGCTCCCCTCCTCGTGGGTTATGTCGGCGAGGTAATCAATTGGCACTACGGCTTCGGCCTTGCCGGAATTGGTATGGCCATAGGACAAATCGTCTACGTATTTGGTCAGCGTTACCTGAAAGGGGTCGGAGATTTTGAAAGGCCCTCACGGGCCGATGGTACGCCATCCTCCCAGCCGCTCACCAAAATCGAAAAGGACCGCCTCAAGGTGCTATTGCTCTCCTTTGTCGTCGTTATAGTCTTCTGGGGTGCCTACGAGCAAGCCGGTGGGCTGATGAACCTCTACGCCAAAGAAAAAATCGACCGTGTTATGTTCGGCTTCACCGTACCCGCCAGCTTCTTGCAGGCCCTGCACGCCTTTTATGTCATTCTGATTGGAGCGCCTATGGCCTATTTCTGGACCCAATGGCGTAAATGGGGTCGCGAATCGAGCAGCCTCTTCAAGATGGGTATTGGAACCATTATTACGGGTTTAGGCTTCCTCTTCCTTGCCGGAGCGGCACAAGAAACCCTTGGTTCCGCTGATGGCAAAGCCTCCATCTATTGGATGTTCGCGGCCTACCTTCTGCACGTCGTGGGGGAATTAAGCATCTCCCCTATTGCCCTTTCCTACATCACAAAATTGGCTCCAGCTAAGTACGCCAGCTTTATGATGGGTGCGTACTTCTTTGTGAGCGGGGTAGGAAACAAGATTGCCGGGCTGGTTGGCGAAGCGGCTCAAGAAGCTGGCGAAATGACCATCTTCATTGGCGTCTTTGGATTTTGTGCGCTTTTTGGTCTGACCCTAGTGCTTTTCGTCAAACGACTCAAAGGCCTCGCCCATGGAGCGGAGGACATTACTCCTGTTTCTCCTCTGACGGATCCGGAGTAA
- a CDS encoding tryptophan 2,3-dioxygenase, whose product MNREQLLEAIDEKYRAIGQNPDVHLSGLLHAKPMTYWDYIQVDALLGLQTQRTQLPDEMIFIVYHQINELLFKMVLWEIEQIAREEDIAAEKFAMHVDRISRYFDMLTESFSIMGDGMEREQYMKFRDTLTPASGFQSAQYRKIEFASTDLINLIDARFRDTIDRNTPFEHAYEHLYWQAAGKNFDTGDKTTLLANFEKKYMEEFITFMKEYNKSNLQLVYLRLPEAQRNDARLINALRHYDHTVNVKWVMSHLNAARKYLGGAEATGGSEWQRYMHPKFQKRVFFPNLWTESELETWGANNLEGHLSWEEATA is encoded by the coding sequence ATGAATCGCGAACAACTGCTTGAGGCCATCGATGAAAAATATCGAGCCATTGGCCAGAATCCAGACGTACATCTCAGCGGGCTTTTGCACGCAAAGCCCATGACCTATTGGGATTACATTCAGGTTGATGCTCTGTTGGGTTTGCAAACACAACGGACTCAGCTTCCCGATGAAATGATCTTCATTGTATATCATCAAATCAATGAGCTCTTGTTCAAAATGGTGCTCTGGGAGATTGAGCAAATTGCACGTGAAGAGGATATTGCCGCGGAGAAATTTGCCATGCACGTGGACCGAATCAGCCGATATTTCGATATGCTGACCGAGAGTTTTTCAATCATGGGCGATGGCATGGAGCGCGAGCAATACATGAAGTTCCGGGACACCTTGACTCCCGCCAGTGGCTTCCAAAGTGCTCAATACCGCAAAATCGAATTTGCCAGTACCGACCTGATCAATCTGATCGATGCTCGATTCCGAGACACCATTGATCGGAACACTCCCTTTGAGCACGCCTACGAACATTTGTACTGGCAAGCTGCGGGAAAGAACTTTGATACAGGAGATAAAACGACATTGCTCGCCAACTTCGAAAAGAAGTACATGGAGGAGTTCATCACCTTCATGAAGGAATACAACAAGTCCAATTTGCAGCTCGTTTATTTGCGCTTGCCAGAAGCACAAAGAAACGATGCGCGATTGATCAATGCGCTGCGCCATTATGACCATACGGTAAACGTAAAATGGGTCATGAGCCACTTGAATGCCGCGCGGAAATATTTGGGAGGTGCCGAAGCCACAGGCGGCTCTGAATGGCAGCGTTACATGCATCCCAAATTCCAAAAACGAGTCTTTTTTCCCAATCTTTGGACAGAAAGCGAGCTAGAGACCTGGGGAGCGAACAATCTTGAAGGACATTTGTCGTGGGAAGAAGCGACCGCCTAA
- a CDS encoding BLUF domain-containing protein — translation MKSIIYLSEESMDFNEEELKELSSSSEQRNKDRGITGFMSYKNGIFVQFLQGPDSAVDQLFNTINKDERHSVKKSLELPFDEELFPAWGMRYYGHAQLGPTRFEDILELLLSRLSTTLSEAQVAKLVASNIERIASN, via the coding sequence ATGAAATCGATTATATACCTGAGCGAGGAGTCTATGGACTTCAATGAAGAGGAGCTCAAAGAATTATCCAGTTCGTCTGAACAGCGAAACAAAGACCGGGGGATTACCGGCTTCATGAGCTACAAGAACGGCATCTTTGTTCAGTTTCTTCAAGGTCCAGATAGTGCTGTAGATCAGTTGTTTAACACCATAAATAAGGACGAAAGACACTCTGTCAAAAAGAGCTTGGAACTCCCTTTTGATGAGGAGCTGTTCCCTGCCTGGGGGATGAGATATTACGGTCATGCCCAATTGGGGCCTACTCGATTTGAAGATATTCTGGAGTTGCTTTTGTCTCGTTTGTCGACCACTTTGAGCGAGGCTCAAGTGGCCAAATTGGTTGCTTCAAACATAGAACGCATCGCATCAAATTAG
- a CDS encoding VOC family protein, with protein sequence MKQPIRFFGGLVVGILLFASCARPSTFPALEAEDQEVYHHGSIIWRELIVHDGQQVIPFYQSVFGWTIEQSFDGDNDYYLVKKGNKPIAGIWAIGQKDAGSGGEWIPFISVENVSASADRLRIVGGSTLGETFDMKGRGKAAIVRDPQEAMFGIIRTDYGDPEPQVGIGEFVWAELWAEDPSAVSRFYSGLGYEMTAKSEGLNPYYLLQNKGERVGGAIKNPMLETRSFWVSYISVDNVEAAVERVKASGGTVYLEPTIDFREGRTAICADPSGAPFLLQQGPVSLKTTDTWNRRQAACEDC encoded by the coding sequence ATGAAACAACCGATCCGATTTTTCGGAGGACTTGTCGTTGGAATCCTCCTTTTCGCGAGCTGTGCTCGTCCATCGACATTTCCTGCTCTAGAAGCAGAAGATCAAGAAGTGTATCATCACGGATCGATCATCTGGCGAGAGCTGATTGTACATGACGGCCAGCAAGTCATTCCTTTTTATCAATCTGTTTTTGGATGGACCATTGAGCAATCGTTCGATGGTGATAACGACTATTACCTCGTCAAGAAAGGCAACAAGCCAATAGCGGGTATCTGGGCTATTGGACAAAAGGATGCGGGTTCAGGAGGAGAGTGGATTCCATTTATCTCGGTTGAGAATGTATCTGCATCAGCAGATCGACTTCGCATTGTTGGAGGTTCTACCCTCGGTGAGACCTTCGATATGAAAGGAAGAGGAAAGGCGGCCATTGTCCGTGATCCTCAAGAAGCCATGTTCGGAATCATTCGTACGGACTATGGTGATCCTGAGCCACAAGTTGGTATAGGGGAATTTGTTTGGGCTGAACTTTGGGCAGAAGACCCATCAGCCGTTTCGCGATTTTATTCAGGTTTGGGTTATGAAATGACGGCCAAGAGCGAAGGATTGAATCCTTACTACTTGCTTCAAAACAAAGGCGAGCGTGTCGGCGGAGCCATCAAGAACCCAATGCTTGAAACGCGTTCTTTTTGGGTTTCCTATATTAGTGTCGATAACGTGGAAGCTGCTGTAGAGCGAGTGAAGGCTTCTGGAGGGACGGTCTACTTAGAACCGACTATAGATTTCCGCGAAGGTAGAACGGCCATTTGTGCCGATCCTTCGGGAGCGCCATTCCTTCTTCAGCAGGGTCCCGTGAGCCTAAAGACAACCGACACATGGAACCGACGACAAGCAGCGTGCGAGGACTGTTAA
- a CDS encoding YceI family protein: MEATATKTTWAVDAMHSEVQFKVKHLVISTVTGTFNNFNGSFESDGDDFDGAAVAFDVDVNSIDTNQSDRDNHLRSADFFNVEQFPKMTFEGTLNNKGGDSFTLTGPLTIKDTTKEVSLTVEYGGTMVDGYGQTKVGFEVTGKINRKEFGLTWSQVTEAGGVVVGDEVKLIFNVQFARQ, from the coding sequence ATGGAAGCAACAGCAACAAAAACTACTTGGGCGGTAGACGCCATGCACAGCGAGGTTCAATTCAAAGTGAAGCATTTGGTTATTTCAACCGTGACGGGAACCTTCAACAACTTCAACGGATCCTTTGAATCAGACGGCGATGACTTCGACGGAGCAGCCGTGGCGTTTGACGTGGATGTAAACTCTATTGATACCAATCAATCGGATCGGGACAATCATCTCCGTTCTGCGGATTTCTTCAACGTAGAGCAATTCCCGAAGATGACCTTCGAAGGAACGCTAAACAATAAAGGAGGGGACAGCTTCACCTTGACTGGTCCTTTGACGATCAAAGACACTACAAAGGAAGTTTCTCTCACTGTGGAATACGGCGGAACCATGGTCGATGGATACGGACAGACCAAAGTAGGTTTTGAAGTGACTGGAAAAATCAACCGCAAAGAATTTGGTTTGACTTGGAGTCAAGTGACCGAGGCCGGCGGAGTCGTTGTTGGAGATGAAGTGAAGCTGATCTTCAACGTACAATTCGCTCGCCAGTAA
- a CDS encoding tetratricopeptide repeat protein encodes MKHWIYIVLLFFAVFAQAESISEAFEKGNALYAEEDFGGAIEAYESGLNGEETNAALLYNLGNAYFQNGQLAPAILNYERALLIGGQDEEVARNLAIAQAQRVDEIEPLPRPLLTRFYRSIAGALGPNSWTVVGLWLFLLAAALGAVVVMGRGTSGRRPMLVISALVLLGLSIISNAISEFEAQYQENNAAGIIMAANTYVKSGPDEDAEDLFVLHEGTSVSVREAFSGWVRIRLADGKIGWVPEEDVEAIE; translated from the coding sequence ATGAAGCACTGGATCTACATAGTACTCCTTTTCTTCGCGGTCTTCGCGCAGGCGGAGTCAATTTCCGAAGCCTTCGAAAAGGGAAATGCGCTCTACGCCGAAGAAGACTTTGGCGGAGCCATTGAGGCCTACGAATCCGGCTTGAACGGAGAGGAAACCAATGCGGCATTACTCTACAATTTGGGAAATGCCTATTTCCAAAACGGACAACTGGCCCCAGCCATTTTGAACTATGAACGCGCCTTGCTCATCGGTGGGCAAGATGAAGAGGTCGCTCGAAACTTGGCCATTGCTCAGGCCCAACGGGTCGATGAAATTGAGCCGCTCCCACGCCCCTTGTTGACGCGCTTCTATAGGAGTATTGCAGGGGCATTAGGGCCCAATTCCTGGACGGTTGTGGGTCTTTGGTTATTCCTTCTGGCCGCAGCGCTTGGTGCTGTGGTGGTAATGGGAAGGGGCACATCGGGCCGTAGGCCCATGCTCGTTATTTCTGCGCTTGTACTGTTGGGGCTTTCAATAATCTCGAACGCCATCAGCGAGTTTGAGGCCCAATATCAAGAGAACAATGCTGCGGGCATCATCATGGCCGCCAATACCTACGTAAAGTCCGGTCCGGATGAAGATGCAGAGGACCTTTTTGTTCTGCATGAAGGGACTTCCGTCAGCGTCCGCGAGGCGTTCTCGGGATGGGTTCGTATTCGACTGGCCGACGGTAAAATCGGCTGGGTTCCCGAAGAAGATGTTGAAGCGATTGAATAA